atcatccatcatattcattcatacatgaaatgattcaaAGGCATAAACATCCTTTTGCCCATCATCATTTGAGTTTACATTGATCCCTTTGTTATACTCATGTttacttttgtgacacatgttatcacacacacacatacacacacacacacacacaccacacacacacacacacacacagacacacacacacacttgaagtatccatgattgattgcttaagttgttgaaatatccaaaggaatgagaatgatattgactaaaattgtcaaggtattCAATCTCTCTTCCAAACTCTTTATATTTGTGCTtaatattgttaaagctttgcacccacttgtttttgaaaatggttttgtattgttaaactcaacctttttaaatcaacccttggttttgtattgttaaagctcaagcAACTTCTTTTAAACCctagccttgtattgttaaagctcaacatccAAAAAGATTTATCCACTTgactcttttattttccttttaagaggaactacaaaagctctgacttccctatcgcacttaaggggtatgtaggcctaagatgcgatatcttatcgagctcactttaaaaccttcttttctcatcctcccactctatttaaacaaaaaacacaaaggcagttttataacaatgataatacaataaaaaggttcctgtggagtaccatagatgtgaggggttcttaaaaccttccccttgcataacaaaccccccgtacccaaatctctgataagtttattagttttgattttaaaaaacttctgtgggttttatttcgctctttctcctatttcctttggaaacaataaagtgcggtggcgaatctgtttaaaacatatgagctaagtcaattcaatggcttcagtctcacaaatttcaccgctaGACAAACCAGGAAAAACTATTTTTTACAAACTTGTAGTTATTTCCTGTCATTGGTGACAATTTTAGCTAATTCACACTGTAAAATAACATACATATGCCTAATGTCTGTATAAACCTTCACCTAGATAATGCCTCTCTCTAAATAAACAGTATAAATTATGTAACAATAAGATTTCTCCAAACCATATTAGATACTAAAGATATCATATTCTCTTCTTACCACAACTAAAGCATTTAACCCCTCAACCTATAATCTCAATAGTCAATTGATCATCAAGTAATCACACGTTTTCCATCAACCATAAAAAATAATGTATCAAGGAGGTTTGAAGATGAATCGTTACTCTCAGTCTCCTCAAAGAAACCATTGACGACATTTCCTCTTCTGGCTTTATGCTCTTTGATGACATAATCTTTTGTTTCCATGCAGTAATTTTGTTGACCTTACTTCGCTGGTCTTTCTGCCACAACAAATTTATTTCCATCACGAGATCTCTCAGCAAAACCTGCCAATACTGACCAAAAAAGGGAACACGTTAGAAACTACAAGATGTAGTTCGGAAGGATTAGTTTACTTGACAAACTGCACTATTTGTGTTGAAAGCAAATGAATGGAATTAGAATGCCTAGTCCATAAAACTGTctgaaatataatataataaaaaaacgaGCACATACACAACAAAGGGAACCTACATCCACAAATGATGGACTATCATTTAGCCCGACTTGCACTAGTTACAGAGTAATTTATGTTGAATGGCAATTGTTCCAAAACCAAGCCATAAGAACTCTGGAACTAGGGTAAACAACATTGTATAAAAATGCTCAAACAAACACAAGAACACAAAGTTTGGGGACAAGTCGGGTTCATTGTGACATTTCTTGATGTTCTGTTGTAGGGGTATTATACAAACACCTCCACTAAAACTCCCCACTGATTCACCTGCCACATATGATTGATCAATACACCTAATTAAGAAACtcatcaatttttaaaattacaagATCAAAACAAAGAAAAGGGTTAGGGTTACCCTTACCCAAGAAGCCCGATATTGATTTATGAACTGATCTTTGGATTTGGAATGATTCTCTAGAATAGAGAGAAGAGGAAGGGAGAAGACACACCGTATTTGCCAACAATATCAACCTTCTTTTTAATATTAGTTCACAAAaacgataaaaaaaattaaaattatacaatgatgaatgataaaaataagttaaaaCATACTTGAAAATTACAAATCTAAAATGATGAAAGTTTCAACAATACTTAATTTTAGCTATCTATCTTTTTATATAAAATTCTATAAAGATTGGAAACATGAAAAAGATATTTTGAACTAAATGACGATTATCAAAATCAAAAGAGGAGAGTAAGAGTACCATTTTACATAGATTGAAAGAGATGTAAGCTTGGTATTAGGGGGTGGCAGCGACGGAACGGAAGAAGcagataataaataaaaaaagagatgAAGGAAGGATGGTGGAAGAAGAACAGAGAAAGAGGGGTAGCGGCTAATCTAGGGTTTCTAGTTAATATAGTAACAAATATTAAGTAAGTAATAAAACTAAAAAAGTCTAGTCAGAAAGTAAAATTGCATCAACATTGTCAGGTCAGAAAATATAACGCTTCTTTGAAAAAATTAACGAAAAGAACCATTTTGTATAACCAAACATTTATAAGGGCTTACTAtgtaacatttttttaattaaaggatcaaagcgaaacaataaattaaattaagggaccaaaagaTGAATTAAGTCTAAATTTTAAGAGCAATGTTATTTTGACACCAAAGTGTACGCCTACACCGTAGTTACTGTTCATCACTACGATgaccaataaaaaaaattataaaaaatatttttatttaaaaaaaaattataacacaaTTTTGTCATTAACCAATTTTACTATTGCATTAACCATAAAAATATGTGTTATTAACCGCATATTTTACTTAAAATTTATTAACCAAGTTTACTACTTTAATAACCAATAAAATACATAACATTAACCAAATtctgacactaaattataaaatataataatcacTCTTTACActttattaaccaattttattttatatatatactttATATAATTCACAGTTTAATATCAATTTTTGGTTAATGAAGCGTAAAGtttgattattatatattttataatttaattcagAACttgaataatattatatattttattggttaatAAAGTAGTAAACTTGATTAagaaattataagtaaaatatatggttaataacatatatttttgtAGTTAGTGTCCATCAATACGATGaatagtatttttaaaaaataaataaatagaacaaaaatatttataaaaaaatatttttattaaaaaatattttttctaaacaAGTATAATGTCAAAATAGCATTACTTAATATATAAGTATGATTAATTAATggaaaaatactctttttggtccctaATGTTAaactcggggttcattttggtcccttaacttcaaaaagtgtcctATTGATCTCTTAActattcaaaaggtgtcattttagtcttttttttatcacattagcgacggaaaaactcaaaaattggtcgctaaatcagtcgctaatatgacaaaaaagactaaaatgacacattttgaagagttaaaggACCAATataacactttttgaagttaagggaccaaaatgaaccccgaggttaacataagagaccaaaaaagaatattttgccTTAATTAATTCTTTATGAGCTTCATTGAGTAATAACATTGATTTTTTTCTCTCATAATTAATACACATAGTACCTTTATATCTTTTTCTCTTTTTGCTATCAACATAaagattaaagaaaaaaaaacatgcaATAAAAAACAGATTAAAGaagagaataaaataaaatttaattaagataaagacaaGATAAGTTCACCAAAAACATAAGTAGTGCTCAAACATATATATCTCAAGGGtttttttatcaatttcatttgttattttattagttttttaaattgtcgattttaaactatttttttcgtcattttcaaatttcaataatCCTTTAATTAAGGTAGAGTAAAAGTGTAATTGAACCAATACAAAATAATTGTATGTTAGAAATTTGGTTATTAAATTTtggaaaattgtgtaaaataacATTAAAAGAGATGTGTAAAGTAAGGTAGAGTATACTttgaaaattcaaataattccaaaaaaaatttaaattctttCATTTAACTTAATTGACAACTCAGCTTCGGTTAACCTCTTTCAGCATGAATTCATGAAATGACTGTGGAAAAGTAACATATacatgaaaaaaagaaaataaaaacaaaaaagtgaGTTAATGATAATAAGAAAAAGCATCAGAAATGATGGGAACAACTCAGATTCTTGTATAATACTCTTTTCTTAGACATTGATGAATACCATTTTATCACCTTATATATATACATGTAATGTTTGTTCCAATCTCCAACTCAAACATTCATATCATATTTTGCTTATTCAAAAATGGTTCTTGTAATTCTAGTTTTGCTATGTTTCAATGGGATGGTTCATGTGAACTCCCAAAAGGTCCCAGCTATGTTTGTTTTTGGAGATTCAATTGTTGAAGTTGGTAACAACAATTTCCTTAACACCTTAGCAAAAGCAAATTACTATCCATATGGTATTGATTACAACAGGGTTGCTACTGGAAGATTTTCTAATGGAAGATCCCTCATTGATTTTATTGGTAAATTATCTCattctatttttatattaaaaaattctctTATTTTTTATTGGATGTACAAAATAGTCAAGACTGAAGATAgtttatatataatattcataCATAAAACGAACAATTACTAGTCGTCGCAATCATTTGTATAATCTTGACAAAATTTATTTGAATCTTTACAGCAAATATGTTGGGCGTTCCTTCTCCTCCACCTTTTTTAGACCCTTCAACTACCGGATCCAAAATACTTAATGGAGTCAATTATGCTTCAGCTTCTGGTGGCATTCTTGATGAATCAGGAAGACACTATGTACTTACACACTTGTCTCAATTACTTATAACTTTTTATTAATTCTAACAATGTAGTAATTAACATTGTAATGATGTGATGTAGGGTGATAGGCATAGCATGGGAAGGCAAATCCAGAATTTTCAGAGCACATTGAATCAATATAAGACAATGATGAATCCAACTGAATTGAATCAATTCTTAGCCAAATCTATGGTAATTGTGGTGACGGCGAACAACGACTACATCAACAACTATCTCCTACCCGGACTTTATGCCAGCAGTTCCAACTATACCGCTCCACAATTTGCCAATCTTCTTGTCAACAATTTAGCGCAACAAATGCTGGTAATTGTTATTCGGCTTAAGATCAAAATGTTATGTTGATTTGTAAATGAAACTAATGGAAAtatattttatgctttattaaAGGCACTTCACAGCTTAGGATTAAGGAAGATCTTTATAGCAGGAGTTGGACCACTTGGTTGCATTCCTAATCAAAGAGCTAGTCGTTTAGCACCATTGGGAAGGTGTGTGGATTCTGTAAATCAAATTGTTGGACTTTACAATACAGGACTAAGATCAACAGTTGAGAAACTCAACAGAGATCATCCTGGTGCAATCTTTGCATATGGAAACACCTACGGTGTCTTGGGAGATATTCTCAATAACCCTGCAGCATATTGTAAGATTTTGGGTCTTGTTATAAATAGGATAGAAGCATGAAAAATTCATCGATAACAGTGttggttttttgttgttgttgcagcaTTTAATGTTGTTGACAGAGCTTGTTGTGGCTTCGGAAGGAATAGAGGTCAAATATCATGTCTTCCATTGCAATTGCCATGTTTATCAAGACAACAATATCTGTTTTGGGATGCTTTTCATCCAACAGAATCTGCAGTTTATGTGTTTGCATGGAGAGCTGTTAATGGCCCACAAAATGACGTTTATCCCATGAATATCAAACAAATGTCTGTCGCATAGTTTAATCTTTGATGTATTATTATCATAATTGTTTCCTTTATGAAACAAAGATGTAGCAAAATTTAAGTGAAACTTTATTAAAATTATCTCTAGAGTTTAAATTGTTTAGTTTTCAAGGTATTGTTCTTTAAAGCTTTGATATAACATGGagttttcaattttcaattaacATAGTTTGATCTTCTTTCTCACCCAAATGAATAAAAATTGGGAGCTAcaatttctcaaaagaaatagaTAAGCTATGTTTGGAAGTTTGGAGTGAATGTGAAGAGAGGGcttccaaatttttttttttaagaaatatagagaaattttaaaaatgttttgaatttttttttttgtttagaataataaaataatgtttatcatTAACATAATTTTACTTTTTGGAACACTATAACAACAAATATTATATTTGAACATTTTGTCATAGTCCTCCAAAACCCTCGGAAACCCtcctttaatataaatttttagttTCCCCAAATTAGGGGGTTTTGGGTGTTATGAAGAAAATGAAACCCTTCAAactaaaatctttctatttttttctcccaatccttcctatttttcaaaactCTCCCTTCCCTTCTACTCCAAACTTCCAAACATAACCTTAAAATTTTGAGTGTATGCACCATAATGACtaacttaatatatatatatatatatatatatatatatatatatatatatatatatatatatatatatatatatatatatatatatatatatatattttttttttctattattccatttgattttattattgtttattccactaattattatatattcttaattattatatttatttagagTAGTTTAACTTATTAGAAAACAACTTCCAGATTCTCTAATTCTTTTCTagttttattattagatttatctcaatttttaaaatcattttggATGAAGCCTTTAGTGaaaattaacttttaattatttaattaaaagtaaCTTTTCTCCCATTATCTAGCTTAAAAACCTAACCTTTTGTTCcactaattattaaaattcatattttttcttttttatttaataataattataataaaagaatatatatatatatatatatatatatatatatatatatatatatatatatatatatatatatatatatatatatatatatatatgaggagggatcaaattacacccgaagagttacaccacgagttacactcgttcaataactacatctcgaaataatattttttaaattcaaccgttggattgaaacataatatcatatagatcatacctataaagtttgagcttaatctataatgatttactatatcatcaagatatccaaagattaacgtcaaaatgagctttcatataacgttaattttgatgttattcaataacatagtaaatcattatagattaagctcaaactttataggaatgatctatatgatattatgtttcaatccaacggttgaatttaaaaaatattattttgagatgtagttattgaacgagtgtaactcgtggtgtaactcttcgggtgtaatttgatccctcctctatatatatatatatatatatatatatatatatatatatatatatatatatatatatatatatatatatatatatatatatatatatatatatatatatatatatatatatatatatatatatatatatatatatatatatatatattacactgCCAACAACTATGTTAAGTGTCAAGTCACActattattttttacaaaatcatttaacaatttttttatgctAAGTTTGAGGGTATATTTGTAATTATATTctttacctttttttttaatttttaagtttacttttttatatgttaaaaaagaaattattttactttttttggcGTCAAATTTGAGGGTGTCATTGTAgttatattctttatttttttaatttttaattttacttaattatttattccttttcaattattttttttctaaatttaatgAGAAGTTATTATAtccataattttattaaattgattattgaactaaaatataattagaacAAAAGTGGGGTGTTTTAGTGAAAAGTTATTATAAACATAATGAGAATATTTAGATATAATTTCGTAGGTGtggtttgtattattttttaatgaaaatatgacaagtgtataattacCTCTTATACATGTGCAATTTTCTCTTATTTGTCACTCCTAAATGATGTTAAAACACGTTTATCATATTTTCATTGGTAAATGAGATAAACCACAACTAAAAACTTGTAGGTAAGTTTTCTCTTATAATTGTATCGTGTAGCTATATTTTGATTCTATTAAATTGATTAttggattaaaataaattaaaaatcttaTGTATTAAAATTTCTCTGACACTAACACGTAATATATTTAGATAATTAGAGGAAAAATCTTATGTATTAAAAATTCTATGTCATAAATACGTAATATAGTGAGATAATTTGAGGAAAAGTGATGTGTTTTAGTAGGAAGTATTAGAAACTTAAAGTGAATGGAAATGGTCGTCCTATTTTGATTGAAGTTAATTCTAaggaattaattattaatattaattattaactaattatgAGTGATTTATCAAAACCTAGTTTTGATAAGTAATTCTCTCCCACTATTTTCTTTTCACTATCCCACTATTTTCTCTCCACTTAGTTGAATAATTTATCTAATAATATGATTTTTAAGTTTATTGGAAACACACACTAGATTTCAAAACTTTTTGGAATCTCTCTTCTCCTTCTCTATTTTCTTCATCTCAAAACAAattctttcttctttattttttgaGTGGCCTTGTGCGCCATCAACGACTGAAATTGTTTCAGATACTACGATCCTAACCTTTTTGTGAATGAActattttatcctggaggcgtcgtagTTATTAAGAgatgctttgcataattttggcaaTACCgcaaaacgtcttaaagaaagtgtATTGTTCCGCGACACAACCAATAGCTTCTTCCGtggcaatcttttcaaaatccaaATAACAACAACTCTAACACGTTTCTATTAATTGCCTTGTCTGCCGAAGAAATTATCGGAATTTTCGCAGCCGCTACTATGTATGACAAATCATTTAAGTAGTTATAACTTCTTCCCAATTATTCCTCTCCAattaattaaatactttaaataaaaactaaatctcataatttttccattattttaattaattaattaaaataagaaaatgctaataatataataataataataataataataataataatattataataatattataataaaatttgttaAGTTAGTTAGCAATTTTTGAAGTCAAAATTGAAGACATATTTGTAATTTCCTactattctatttaattttatttttatttattattattattattattattattatttattctattaactaatttgaaaattctggtatgacagactcggatgtcaatcccgatgtcaagacatctgaccTATTATTAATGTAGCATAGGCAGAATAGAAAGAtcccttatttatttattactcctataaaggagtcaatgagacctgggatcacacacgttcagtggacataaccagattataatttttaaatggtTCTGTttaggaacaactaacacttctgaacctgatgttataaacaaagtcataacattcataactgaacaaacaatgcagaagataaataacacagttaattgttaacccagtttggtctaactacctactctgggggctaccaagtcaggaagaagattccactatcagtagtactattttatataaacaatctCTGATTTACAGATAAACagcctctggtttacctagtcactatccaatgcaacctttatctcagaactccatccaagacaagagaacctctgcccACTCCCTAGttatacctaactgttacaaccctgcaacagctatttacacaattaacaatgaacacatacttgatcttgcttcacatcttcaatcaagtttacaatactcaactcttacctacaggtttcgagtgaggacaatcacttctctaacctacaggtttcgagaaggacatggcagccatcccacaacctgggtggtctatctatagaaaccctaatgactacatcgtttaaaaccaggttttctatctctaaactaggttacaaagtttcctatttataacctgatcccaattggatttgggcttacaaatcgcaacactcttactgttacaaatatgcagaaaatattttgctacaaataaggtctttcaatcatgattttcctaatttatctcctaaattagaaactgctgaatcttcaatcttctgatctgattcttcctgaatcttcaatcttccgatctgattcttcaattattcttttgacctttaaatatgtgccacataggattacataatattcacatagaatattctgtatctgttaaatACAAATTGAATCTTCCTtctagttctgcaggcgcgatgtcatgagttgatgtcatgacattccatctaacatcttgcttgtacctgttttgttctttttaaactTGCATGATTCacattaatattatgttttactgctattatgttttagcatAACATAGATGCCAAtaagccaataaaagcactaacaatctccccctttggcatattttggctaaaacttaaACATTCAAAAAGTGCAGCAAAACATAACTTTCAAGACACCAAGGAAGAACAGAAtattacattctcagaattgggtttaccttctgttcttcaggacttgaaccacatcataacatcgtcAGTCTGCTACAAAAACCTTTTTACAGTAGCAGAATCAGAAGAtgtattcttctccccctttttagacacaatatgacaaagatagaaccgatgtcataatatgcagtggaacaccttcatgcaacactgatgCTCATGAGGAAGATGATGGGAGAAGCCCTAcgtcttggaggaccaatggtggcataagggACCCCTTCCATAGTCTTGTAccagaaaccaaatcctagcATAGACCTCgagagaggacttgagtgaaaactTTCCACCAGTTctggtaactcagaacacaaatcacaattgtgttcataactcagatcacaacgaaaatgattcctatactgaaggttgtatatagtggaacatctttgttgttattgtagaaaaacccatggtagagaccatcaacatccccagccagtgtttttctttttctgaagaggttttggtatagcaacccatcacaataccaaacccagactcgactcccaagaacgcacacgaacgacattttgagaaagtttgatttctgcaattcatggagatgctattatatagcATATGGATATTATAGGAAATAgcgatggtctttggtcttgttcaatggtcaaacggttaattaggaaacagttccaaaagctattactctttccaaagcagtttttgacagTTTTTCTTataggagttatcttgaattacaagtgcatgcatagtcattgattgtactttacaccgaccgctgatgtgtagataaacttcaattcagatttccttgtttgactttgaagattcaatgtctttaaacatgtcatgacattatgtcagacattgtcacttttctttccttcaagcacatagcccaagattccgtaaaagattaagacagagcatcatttggaccaattaacagactc
The Vicia villosa cultivar HV-30 ecotype Madison, WI linkage group LG6, Vvil1.0, whole genome shotgun sequence genome window above contains:
- the LOC131611405 gene encoding GDSL esterase/lipase At1g71250-like, yielding MVLVILVLLCFNGMVHVNSQKVPAMFVFGDSIVEVGNNNFLNTLAKANYYPYGIDYNRVATGRFSNGRSLIDFIANMLGVPSPPPFLDPSTTGSKILNGVNYASASGGILDESGRHYGDRHSMGRQIQNFQSTLNQYKTMMNPTELNQFLAKSMVIVVTANNDYINNYLLPGLYASSSNYTAPQFANLLVNNLAQQMLALHSLGLRKIFIAGVGPLGCIPNQRASRLAPLGRCVDSVNQIVGLYNTGLRSTVEKLNRDHPGAIFAYGNTYGVLGDILNNPAAYSFNVVDRACCGFGRNRGQISCLPLQLPCLSRQQYLFWDAFHPTESAVYVFAWRAVNGPQNDVYPMNIKQMSVA